The nucleotide window AAAATTCTAAACAGACCGCGCTTTTAAGGTGCGGTCTTTTTTACACACAAATCTATGAGGGAAAATTTATGTTCAAATTTGCTAAAACATTAACACTCGTCTCTATCGTCGGTATTTTAACAGCTTGTGCAGATTCTGCCTCAATTAACCAACAAGCGGCGATGGGCTATCGTGATATGATTAACGAAGCCAAATCCCAAAATCAAATTGACAGTAACTCCAAAACGGCGCAACGGGTACACAAAATTTTCAACAAAATGGTGCCGTACGCGAATCGCGAAAATCAAACCGGGCAAGCCTTTGACTGGCAAATCGAAGTGATTAAATCCAAAGAACTGAATGCTTGGGCAATGCCGGGCGGTAAAATGGCGTTTTATACCGGCTTAGTGGAAACTTTAAACCTCACAGATGATGAAATTGCGACTGTGATGGGGCATGAAATGGCGCACGCCTTAAAAGAACATGGTAAAAAGAAAGCAAACCTTAGTCAATTTACCAATGTGATTGCCGGTGTTGCTCAAGCTGCGTTGGCGACACAAATCGGTTCTGACGGTAGTACTATGGTTGTAGGCTTAGCAAAAGACTGGGGCTTGGACAAACCTTATTCCCGCAGTGCAGAAACCGAAGCGGATGAAGTGGGGTTATTCTTAATGGCGAAATCCGGCTATAACCCGGAAGCCGCACCGGGTTTATGGGATAAAATGCAAAAAGCCTCAACAGGCTCGCAAGGCATTTTAGACAAATTAAGTTCGACGCACCCAAGTGATAAAGATCGCCAAGCAAACTTATTACGTCTGATGCCACAAGCCTTGGCACTGTATAAACAAAATAAAGGGTAATCGACATAGTATCTCTATGAAAGCTTATTTAGATTTGTGCCAACGCATTGTTAATGAAGGCGTTTGGGTAGAAAACGAACGTACCGGCAAACGCTGTTTAACCGTGATTAACGCCGATTTGACTTACGATGTGGCAAACAATCAATTCCCGTTGATTACCACCCGTAAAAGCTATTGGAAAGCCGCGATTGCAGAACTTCTAGGTTATATTCGCGGTTATGATAATGCCGCCGACTTCCGCAATCTTGGCACCAAAACCTGGGATGCCAATGCCAATGAAAATCTGGCTTGGCTCAATAATCCGCACCGCAAAGGCACGGATGATATGGGGCGCGTATATGGTGTGCAGGGCAGAAGTTGGCGTAAACCGAATGGCGAACATCTCGATCAGCTACGCAAAATCATCAATAACCTCAGCAAAGGCATTGATGACCGCGGTGAGATTCTGACGTTCTATAATCCGGGTGAATTTGATTTGGGTTGTTTGCGCCCTTGCATGCACACACATACGTTTTCCTTGCTGGGTGATACCTTATATCTCACCAGTTACCAACGCTCTTGTGATGTCCCGCTTGGCTTGAATTTCAACCAAATCCAAGTATTTACCCTTTTGGCGTTAATGGCACAAATTACCGGTAAAAAAGCAGGGCAAGCGTTCCATCACATTGTGAATGCACACATTTATGAAGACCAGTTGGCACTCATGCGTGATGTGCAATTAAAACGTGAGCCTTTCCCGTCACCGCAGTTGGAAATTAATCCGGACATTAAATCTTTAGAAGACCTGGAAACCTGGGTCACCATGGATGATTTTGAGGTAACGGGTTATCAATGCCACGAGCCGATTAAATATCCGTTTTCCGTCTAACAAAGTGCGGTCGGTTTTAGAAACGTTTTTGAAATCCACCGCACTTTTTATCTGAATAGCCTCATGACTGAATCTCAACAGCAACTGGATGAACAATTTATGCGCCACGCCTTAATGTTGGCGGACAAAGCTGAAGCCTTGGGTGAAATTCCTGTGGGCGCCGTATTAGTGAGCGAGGAGGGGGAAATTCTTGGCGAGGGATGGAATTTATCGATCATTGATTCTGATCCCACAGCGCATGCCGAAATTGTGGCTTTACGCCAAGGCGGCCAGCGCTTGCAAAATTACCGCTTGTTGAACGCAACCTTATACGTCACCCTTGAACCTTGCACCATGTGCGCAGGGGCGATTTTACACAGCCGCATTAAGCGCTTGGTGTTTGGTGCAGCTGACTATAAAACCGGCGCAGTGGGTTCCCGTTTTCATTTTTTCGAGGATTATAAAATGAACCATGTCATTGAAATTACCGGTGGGGTGCTGCAGCAGGAATGCAGTGAAAAACTCAGTGCGTTTTTTCAAAAACGTCGTGCGCAACAGAAAGAAGCGAAATTAGCCATCCCGAATAAATCCAATGTCGAAACAATGAATAGAGATTAATGTGCGGAAGAATCATTCTTATTTTTGTACGAGAGATAAGAGCATAAAACCACAAGATTACTTTTTATCGTAGAAAATTACGGCATTTTCCCTTTTATTTTGATACACTGGGCAAGTTATCGCCTTCATTATTTTGTTGGCATGATTTCCGTCTTAGTCAATATCCATTTATATGCGTTCTAAAGGAAACATTATGAGTATTAATAACCTCAAATATAAATTCCAACATTTTTTATACCCGATTGCCGCACAGTGTGATCGTTTGGGCATTAAAGCCAGCTATATTACGGTATTCTCTAGCATCCTCTCTATTGTCATTGGCATCACGGTGCTTTTAGGCGGGCAATCGCTCTTTTGGTTAATTCCAATTGGGCTATTTATTAACCTTGTCTTGCTGAATAATCTTGCCGATATTCTTATCTATGATTTTGAGCATACGTCTCGTTGCAGTCGATATTTAACCAAAATCATCTATGTTGTTGCCATGACAGCGGCATACATTCCTTTTATGTTTGTTGCGCCTTTTGATCCGCTACAAATCGGTTTAGTCATTCTACTTTCAGCGTTACTGGATTTAAATCTGCTCCCTAAACAAAAAGAAGAAAACGACGAGCCCTATGGCGGGCCGTTAGATAAAGTCGATCGTGCAATCTTACTTGGCGAAGTGGCGATATTATACGCCCTCTTTGCACCGTTCAATGAAGCACTTTATTGGGCACCGTGGGTATTAGTCACCAGTTTAGTCCTCACGCTAATCATTAGAATTAAACTCAACCGCGCGAATACGCCAATTCCAGAGGAAGTCCAAGAAGAAATTCATCAAGAGCTTTTAGAAGAACTAAAAGAAAAAATGAAATAATCCAATACAAATCCCTTATGCCGTGTCATTGCCTTGAAACGATGATACGGCATTATTTTTTATAACAAGGAGTAATTATGGACATGCGGTTAAAAATTGGTTTAGTCTCCGTTTCAGATAGAGCCTCTCAAGGCGTTTATGCTGACCAAGGCATTCCCGAATTAAAACATTGGTTGGAGCAGGCTTTAGTGGATCCTTTTACCGTTGTTGAACGATTGATTCCGGATGAACAAGCTGAAATCGAACGAGTGTTATGTGAATTGGTGGATGAACAGCATTGCCACCTTGTGTTAACTACCGGCGGCACCGGTCCGGCAAAACGAGATGTCACACCGGATGCGACGTTAGCCATTGCCGATCGAGAAATGCCCGGTTTTGGTGAACAAATGCGTCAAGTCAGTTTGCATTTTGTTCCAACCGCCATTTTATCCCGGCAAGTCGGGGTGATTCGTAAAGATAGCCTTATTCTCAATTTACCGGGGCAGCCGAAAGCCATCAAAGAAACCTTAGAAGGCGTTAAAGACAGCGAGGGTAAGGTCCTTGTGCAAGGGATTTTTAGTGCGGTGCCTTATTGCCTGCAATTAATCAATGGCATCTACATTGACACCAACCCTGCGATTATCACCAGTTTTAGACCCAAATCAGCACGCCGTGAATAATACTACGGCGGCGATATTGCGCTAAAATGCAGACTTCGTTATTAAAAAAGCCATCTGAAAATGTACGAAAAAACGACCGCACTTTTCAGATGTGCTTTTTGTTAATAAGAAATCGCCATGCGCATATCCGAACCGCATGGCAATAATAGATAGGAGATGAAAACACAAGACAATGTGTTATTTATTCTTCCCTTCCAAATACAACCACTCTGCCACTTGTTTAGCGAAGTAAGTCAGAATGCCGTCGGCACCGGCACGTTTGAAGCAAAGTAAAGATTCCATGATGCATTCTTTTTCTTTCAACCAGCCGTTTTGAATCGCTGCCATGTGCATGGCGTATTCACCGGAAACTTGGTAGGCAAACGTAGGTACGCCGAATTGTTGTTTTACGCGATAGACTAAGTCCAAATATGGCATACCCGGTTTCACCATCACCATATCAGCGCCTTCTTCCAAGTCTAATGCCACTTCTTGTAAACCTTCATCGCTGTTAGCAGGATCTAATTGATAGGTCTTTTTATCGCCGCCTTTTAAGTTGCCGGAAGAGCCAACAGCATCACGGAACGGGCCGTAATAGTTGGAGGCATATTTGGCGGAGTAAGCCATGATGAGGGTATTAATAAAGCCTTTTTCTTCCAAGGCATTGCGGATTCTGCCGATGCGACCGTCCATCATATCGCTTGGCGCAACTACATCTGCGCCAGCCTCAGCGTGGGATAGGGCTTGTTTGATTAATATGTCAGTAGTGATGTCATTCAGCACATAGCCTTCTTCATCGATAATACCGTCTTGTCCGTGTAGGGTGTAAGGGTCAAGTGCCACATCAGTTAACACGCCAAGGTCAGGATAGGCGGCTTTTAGCGCTCTTACTGCGCGTTGCACCAAGCCGTTCGGATTATAGGCTTCTTCTGCCATTAAGGATTTTTTCGCCTGTTCCACCACAGGAAATAACGCAATCACCGGTACGCCGTATTTCACCAATAAACCCGCTTCAATTAACAGTTGGTCGATGGTTAAACGTTCTACGTTTGGCATGGAAGACACCGCTTCACGATGATTTTCGCCCTCAATAATAAATACGGGATAAATCAGATCATCAACAGTCAGTTTATGTTCCGCCATTAAGCGGCGACTAAAATCCTGTTTGCGCATACGGCGTAAACGGCGGGTTGGAAAACCGGTAAAAATTTGTTGTGTCATATTATCTCCCGAATTGAATTAGTGATTAGCCGTGTTGTTTTCATCTTGAGTGGCTTCGTCTTCTTCACGCGGACGATAAAATCGTGCAAAGAATACGCCCACTTCAAATAACAAACACATTGGAATAGCAAGCAAGGTTTGTGAGAATACATCCGGCGGAGTTAAAAGCATACCGATAAAGAACGCACCGACAATAATATAAGGGCGCTTGGCTTTTAAATCTTCCGGTGTGGTAACACCAGTCCAGCATAACAGAATAATCGCCACCGGCACTTCAAAGCAAACACCGAAAGCTAAGAATAACGTCAGTACAAAATCTAAGTAGCTACTGATGTCGGTCGCGATTGCCACCCCTTCCGGTGCCGTTTTAGTTAAAAAGCTGAACACTAACGGGAATACCACATAGTAAGCAAAAGCTACGCCTAGATAAAACAACAGCGTGCTGGAAAATAGCAGCGGATAAATGAGGCGTTTTTCATGCTGATATAATGCCGGTGCCACAAAAGCCCAAATTTGGTAGAGCAAAAATGGGACTGAAATAAAAATAGCGACAACGCCGGTCAGTTTAATTGGGGTGAAAAACGGCGTGGCAATATTGGTGGCAATCATACTGGAGCCGTTTGGCAAGTTTGCGGTTAACGGTGCCGCCACAAAGTTATAAATTTCGTTGGAAAAATAAACTAACGCCACAAATACCACAGCAACGAAAATAATGCTGCGTAATAAACGGTTGCGCAGTTCTACCAGATGAGTGATGAGGGGTTGAGTATCGTCAACGCTGGTCATAAATTATCCTAATTGAGGGTTACGCCCTAGCTTTTATTTGAGGATTGTTCGGTTTTCTCCGAATGGGCATTTTCTGAATTGGCCGGCAAAGGATTATCCGGATCATATTGATTGATGTAATAAGCCAGTTTGTCATCTAGCTCAATTTCTTCTTGCTCCGCCTGTTCTGCCGGAGAAAGTGCGGTCGTATTTCGCGACATTTCTGCAACGGCTAAGGCTTCTGTATTTTGTTCGGAAAAATCTTCAACATCAAGAATGTCATAGTTAGCCATTGGGTTGCGATAATTTGAACCAGGATGAATGTTGTCATTTTCATCCGAATTTTCTACCGCACTTTTCATTTCCTTGATTTGATCTTGCAACGTAGTATTACTTTGTGCTGCTTTTTGTTCCAAATCGGCACGCAACTTATCTGCAGAGGCTTTTAATTCCTCAACGGTTTTGCCCAATTCGGGAGACAGCGCCTTAAGATTCAAGCTTTCCGCTTTCTTAATGCTGTCTTGCAACTCTTGCAATTTTAATTCTTGTTTTAGTTCATTTTGTACATTTGCCGCCAAGCCACGAACAGTTCGCACCCAAGACATGACCGTGCGAATGGCTACCGGTAAACGTTGTGGGCCTAGTACCACTAAGCCCACAATACAAACTAAGACAACCTCAGAAAAACCAATATCAAACACGGATTATGCCTGTTCTTTTTCTTTGCTTTTTTCTTGTTCCGGTTGTGC belongs to Aggregatibacter sp. 2125159857 and includes:
- a CDS encoding M48 family metallopeptidase, with product MFKFAKTLTLVSIVGILTACADSASINQQAAMGYRDMINEAKSQNQIDSNSKTAQRVHKIFNKMVPYANRENQTGQAFDWQIEVIKSKELNAWAMPGGKMAFYTGLVETLNLTDDEIATVMGHEMAHALKEHGKKKANLSQFTNVIAGVAQAALATQIGSDGSTMVVGLAKDWGLDKPYSRSAETEADEVGLFLMAKSGYNPEAAPGLWDKMQKASTGSQGILDKLSSTHPSDKDRQANLLRLMPQALALYKQNKG
- a CDS encoding thymidylate synthase, encoding MKAYLDLCQRIVNEGVWVENERTGKRCLTVINADLTYDVANNQFPLITTRKSYWKAAIAELLGYIRGYDNAADFRNLGTKTWDANANENLAWLNNPHRKGTDDMGRVYGVQGRSWRKPNGEHLDQLRKIINNLSKGIDDRGEILTFYNPGEFDLGCLRPCMHTHTFSLLGDTLYLTSYQRSCDVPLGLNFNQIQVFTLLALMAQITGKKAGQAFHHIVNAHIYEDQLALMRDVQLKREPFPSPQLEINPDIKSLEDLETWVTMDDFEVTGYQCHEPIKYPFSV
- the tadA gene encoding tRNA adenosine(34) deaminase TadA: MTESQQQLDEQFMRHALMLADKAEALGEIPVGAVLVSEEGEILGEGWNLSIIDSDPTAHAEIVALRQGGQRLQNYRLLNATLYVTLEPCTMCAGAILHSRIKRLVFGAADYKTGAVGSRFHFFEDYKMNHVIEITGGVLQQECSEKLSAFFQKRRAQQKEAKLAIPNKSNVETMNRD
- a CDS encoding CDP-alcohol phosphatidyltransferase family protein, yielding MSINNLKYKFQHFLYPIAAQCDRLGIKASYITVFSSILSIVIGITVLLGGQSLFWLIPIGLFINLVLLNNLADILIYDFEHTSRCSRYLTKIIYVVAMTAAYIPFMFVAPFDPLQIGLVILLSALLDLNLLPKQKEENDEPYGGPLDKVDRAILLGEVAILYALFAPFNEALYWAPWVLVTSLVLTLIIRIKLNRANTPIPEEVQEEIHQELLEELKEKMK
- the mog gene encoding molybdopterin adenylyltransferase; amino-acid sequence: MDMRLKIGLVSVSDRASQGVYADQGIPELKHWLEQALVDPFTVVERLIPDEQAEIERVLCELVDEQHCHLVLTTGGTGPAKRDVTPDATLAIADREMPGFGEQMRQVSLHFVPTAILSRQVGVIRKDSLILNLPGQPKAIKETLEGVKDSEGKVLVQGIFSAVPYCLQLINGIYIDTNPAIITSFRPKSARRE
- the hemB gene encoding porphobilinogen synthase, with amino-acid sequence MTQQIFTGFPTRRLRRMRKQDFSRRLMAEHKLTVDDLIYPVFIIEGENHREAVSSMPNVERLTIDQLLIEAGLLVKYGVPVIALFPVVEQAKKSLMAEEAYNPNGLVQRAVRALKAAYPDLGVLTDVALDPYTLHGQDGIIDEEGYVLNDITTDILIKQALSHAEAGADVVAPSDMMDGRIGRIRNALEEKGFINTLIMAYSAKYASNYYGPFRDAVGSSGNLKGGDKKTYQLDPANSDEGLQEVALDLEEGADMVMVKPGMPYLDLVYRVKQQFGVPTFAYQVSGEYAMHMAAIQNGWLKEKECIMESLLCFKRAGADGILTYFAKQVAEWLYLEGKNK
- the tatC gene encoding Sec-independent protein translocase subunit TatC; this translates as MTSVDDTQPLITHLVELRNRLLRSIIFVAVVFVALVYFSNEIYNFVAAPLTANLPNGSSMIATNIATPFFTPIKLTGVVAIFISVPFLLYQIWAFVAPALYQHEKRLIYPLLFSSTLLFYLGVAFAYYVVFPLVFSFLTKTAPEGVAIATDISSYLDFVLTLFLAFGVCFEVPVAIILLCWTGVTTPEDLKAKRPYIIVGAFFIGMLLTPPDVFSQTLLAIPMCLLFEVGVFFARFYRPREEDEATQDENNTANH
- the tatB gene encoding Sec-independent protein translocase protein TatB, translated to MFDIGFSEVVLVCIVGLVVLGPQRLPVAIRTVMSWVRTVRGLAANVQNELKQELKLQELQDSIKKAESLNLKALSPELGKTVEELKASADKLRADLEQKAAQSNTTLQDQIKEMKSAVENSDENDNIHPGSNYRNPMANYDILDVEDFSEQNTEALAVAEMSRNTTALSPAEQAEQEEIELDDKLAYYINQYDPDNPLPANSENAHSEKTEQSSNKS